A single window of Pyrus communis chromosome 10, drPyrComm1.1, whole genome shotgun sequence DNA harbors:
- the LOC137748715 gene encoding uncharacterized protein codes for MNHRLSDGRFGTKLSAVAFEDYSVDHHLVGGVNVPAPVEKKSRVETSVTTVPEAQTISAGVHLRIQQAKNAAVAQAQKDGATGSFRIFDSPFGNYLVPVIPTAKELAD; via the exons ATGAACCACCGTCTTTCAG ATGGAAGATTTGGCACAAAACTGAGTGCAGTGGCCTTCGAGGATTATTCCGTCGACCACCACTTAGTCGG TGGGGTTAACGTGCCTGCACCGGTTGAGAAGAAGAGCAGAGTTGAAACTTCAGTAACAACT GTTCCGGAAGCTCAAACTATAAGTGCTGGAGTACATTTGAGGATTCAGCAGGCCAAAAATGCAGCAGTAGCACAAGCGCAAAAAGATGGTGCGACCGGAAGCTTTAGAATCTTTGATTCGCCCTTCGGGAATTATCTTGTTCCTGTAATTCCCACTGCCAAGGAACTAGCTGACTAG
- the LOC137748920 gene encoding protein DETOXIFICATION 51-like, producing the protein MCNPNTSSTAKKPEHGHHQPPPPQAHLFLDFLSVPEAPTPQPHLLLDIVSETKSLFQLAFPIILTALIVYSRSILSMLFLGHLGELELAAGSLAIAFANITGYSVLSGLALGMEPLCSQAFGAQRPKLLSLTLHRSVIFLAVASLPISLLWVSMSSILLYLRQDPDITAVAHTYLMFSLPDLFTNSLIHPIRIYLRAQGITHPLTLASFAGALFHLPMNLLLVTRLQLGVAGVAAASAASNLFVLLALVSYVWTTGIHVPTWTKPTSECLRGWKPLLRLAAPSCVSVCLEWWWYEIMIVLCGLLVDPRATVASMGVLIQTTALIYVFPSSLSFAVSTRVGNELGANRPHKAKLSSAVSIMIAFLMGLSATSFASGMRGSWARMFTSDAEIVRLTSAALPILGLCELGNCPQTVACGVLRGSARPSTAANVNLSAFYLVGMPVAVGLGFWAGIGFCGLWVGLLSAQICCAGLMLYVVGTTDWDLQAKRAHSLTCAGSEITLPDCKVVEERQPLVITTVPPSP; encoded by the coding sequence ATGTGTAATCCAAACACTTCATCAACAGCCAAGAAACCAGAGCATGGCCACCATCAACCGCCGCCGCCGCAGGCCCACTTGTTCTTAGACTTCTTATCCGTACCCGAAGCTCCAACGCCGCAGCCCCACTTGTTACTAGACATAGTCAGCGAGACCAAGTCCTTGTTCCAGCTCGCCTTCCCAATCATCCTCACCGCCCTCATTGTCTACTCCCGCTCGATCCTCTCCATGCTCTTCCTCGGCCACCTTGGCGAGCTTGAGCTCGCTGCTGGGTCCCTTGCCATCGCCTTCGCCAACATCACCGGCTACTCCGTCCTATCCGGACTAGCCCTTGGCATGGAGCCTCTCTGTTCCCAAGCCTTTGGAGCCCAACGTCCGAAGCTCCTCTCCTTAACCCTCCACCGCTCCGTCATCTTCCTCGCCGTCGCTTCTCTACCCATTTCGCTCCTCTGGGTCAGCATGTCATCAATCCTACTGTACCTCCGTCAGGACCCGGATATCACCGCCGTGGCCCACACCTATCTCATGTTCTCCCTCCCTGACCTCTTCACCAACTCCCTCATTCACCCAATCCGCATTTACCTTCGGGCCCAGGGAATCACCCATCCGCTCACGTTAGCATCCTTCGCTGGGGCGCTCTTTCACCTCCCGATGAACCTCTTGTTAGTCACTCGGCTCCAGCTCGGCGTGGCCGGCGTCGCAGCGGCTTCCGCCGCTTCCAATCTATTTGTTTTACTGGCTCTCGTTTCGTACGTGTGGACCACGGGGATCCACGTGCCGACGTGGACGAAGCCAACCAGCGAGTGCCTCAGAGGCTGGAAGCCGCTGCTTCGGCTCGCCGCGCCGAGCTGCGTTTCCGTGTGCTTGGAGTGGTGGTGGTATGAGATCATGATCGTCCTGTGTGGGCTCCTCGTGGACCCCAGAGCAACCGTCGCCTCGATGGGCGTGCTCATCCAAACGACGGCGTTGATTTACGTGTTCCCATCCTCCTTGAGCTTCGCGGTCTCGACCCGGGTCGGGAACGAGCTCGGAGCAAACCGGCCGCACAAGGCGAAATTATCCTCTGCGGTCTCGATCATGATTGCGTTCTTGATGGGCTTATCCGCGACGAGTTTCGCGTCAGGGATGCGGGGGAGCTGGGCGCGGATGTTCACAAGCGACGCGGAGATCGTGCGGCTGACGTCGGCGGCGCTGCCCATCCTAGGGCTGTGCGAGCTTGGCAACTGCCCGCAGACAGTGGCGTGTGGCGTCCTCAGAGGTAGCGCGCGCCCGTCCACCGCTGCTAACGTGAACCTCAGCGCGTTCTATCTCGTAGGCATGCCAGTGGCCGTCGGACTCGGGTTCTGGGCTGGAATCGGGTTTTGCGGATTATGGGTCGGGTTGCTGTCAGCCCAGATTTGTTGTGCTGGGCTGATGTTGTATGTGGTTGGGACCACAGACTGGGATCTCCAAGCTAAGAGGGCCCACTCGCTAACGTGCGCTGGTAGTGAAATCACACTACCCGATTGTAAGGTTGTAGAGGAACGGCAGCCGTTGGTTATTACCACGGTGCCTCCTTCTCCATGA